A window of Lentibacillus sp. Marseille-P4043 contains these coding sequences:
- a CDS encoding DUF2269 family protein: MTFYMFLVFIHIFSAILGMGPGFVMIYIVTKATTMTELRHAYVIRNRLHIFVMVGGTLLLVTGLWMGALNPYLFHAGWYVTSLILFLIALGFGPTVLSPRSKPVKALLKNYAGDDIPDEYYVLSKKLFFYERIENVIFLIVIALMITKPF; encoded by the coding sequence AGTCTTTATACATATTTTTTCTGCAATATTAGGAATGGGGCCTGGTTTTGTTATGATTTATATCGTAACAAAAGCAACCACGATGACAGAATTACGCCACGCTTATGTAATACGAAACCGGCTGCACATTTTTGTGATGGTTGGAGGAACGTTGCTACTCGTAACCGGGTTATGGATGGGAGCTTTAAACCCGTATCTATTCCATGCTGGTTGGTATGTAACAAGTTTAATCCTTTTCTTAATCGCACTCGGTTTTGGACCAACTGTTTTGTCGCCAAGGTCGAAGCCGGTCAAAGCACTTTTGAAGAATTATGCTGGTGATGACATTCCAGATGAGTACTATGTCTTATCGAAGAAGTTATTTTTTTATGAACGAATAGAGAATGTTATTTTTTTAATCGTGATTGCGTTGATGATCACCAAACCGTTTTAG